A portion of the Pagrus major chromosome 8, Pma_NU_1.0 genome contains these proteins:
- the fbxo31 gene encoding F-box only protein 31 isoform X1 — MAVCARLCGVGQSRRCRRRQRQNQQDQGSDSDMDEEEEERIVGQKQGDVGCGGGGGGGPESGVATAGPSDACEYGSGHHVNRRGCPERTSTGPPHPQSLVELPPELLVEIFSLLPGTALPSVALVCKKFKQILHTETIWRRRCMEEFGMKDDLRKMEVGGVSSRDLYVKLLHPYRHILGLWQPDIGPYGGLLNVVVDGLFIIGWMYLPPHDPRVEDPMRRRPLFRIHMWESKKATVECMYGHKGPHKGDIQTVKKDEFSTKCNQTDHHRMPGGRQEEFRTWLEEEWGRTLEEIFHEHMQELILMKFIYTSQYDNCLTYRRIYLPPVMPSDLLQPGLFKGTYGSHGLEIVMLSFHETSARATKLTGDPNVPAGQLTLDVDLSRPVVLPDLEQQRNIEELSRLVLGVHAEVQREAEQRAKGASATVRGAAEGACGSTSAEAGVDADHGACSDSCQLEPSSTTTNVNEAQPFVLPLGVTARNEVYPRTCRKCFYGTGLIAGHGFTSPERTPGLFVMFDQDRFGFIWLELKSFSLYSRLTDNLAHAHAPNMERFEAMLRNMQSWTS, encoded by the exons ATGGCTGTTTGTGCCAGGCTCTGCGGAGTGGGTCAGTCGCGGAGGTGCAGGAGGCGACAGCGGCAGAACCAGCAGGATCAAGGTAGCGATTCCGACATggacgaggaagaagaagagcggATCGTGGGCCAGAAGCAAGGCGACGTCGGctgcggcggcggcggcggcggaggCCCGGAGAGCGGCGTCGCCACTGCAGGGCCGAGTGACGCTTGTGAATATGGCAGCGGTCATCATGTCAACAGAAGAGGCTGCCCCGAGCGCACAAGCACGGGACCTCCGCACCCGCAGTCATTAGTGGAGCTGCCGCCGGAGCTTCTGGTGGAAATATTCTCCTTGCTCCCCGGGACAGCGCTACCAAGCGTTGCCCTGGTCTGCAAGAAATTCAAACAGATCCTCCACACTGAGACGATCTGGAGGAGGCGGTGCATGGAAG agtttGGTATGAAGGATGATCTGAGGAAGATGGAGGTTGGAGGAGTATCCAGCCGGGACCTCTACGTTAAAC TGCTTCACCCATACAGACACATCTTGGGCTTGTGGCAGCCTGACATAGGGCCGTATGGGGGATTGCTCAATGTTGTG GTGGACGGGCTCTTCATCATTGGCTGGATGTATCTGCCACCTCATGACCCTCGTGTGGAGGACCCCATGAGAAGACGGCCGCTCTTCCGTATCCACATGTGGGAGAGCAAAAAGGCCACTGTGGAGTGCATGTACGGACACAAAGGTCCCCACAAAGGAGACATACAG ACTGTGAAGAAGGACGAGTTTTCAACGAAGTGTAACCAGACTGATCATCACCGCATGCCAGGGGGCAGACAGGAG gAGTTCAGGACATGGTTGGAGGAAGAATGGGGCCGGACGCTGGAAGAAATCTTCCATGAGCACATGCAGGAGCTCATCCTGATGAAGTTCATTTACACTAGTCAATACGA taaCTGCTTGACATACCGGAGGATCTACCTGCCTCCTGTGATGCCCTCTGACCTGCTGCAGCCAGGCCTCTTCAAAGGCACCTACGGCAGTCACGGCTTGGAGATCGTCATGCTCAGTTTCCACGAGACTTCTGCGAGAGCCACCAAGCTCACT GGAGACCCCAATGTTCCTGCAGGCCAACTCACTTTAGATGTCGACCTGAGCCGGCCCGTGGTCCTCCCAGACTTGGAGCAACAGCGCAACATAGAGGAGCTGTCCCGGCTCGTTCTGGGGGTACACGCGGAAGTACAGAGAGAAGCGGAACAACGGGCCAAGGGCGCTTCTGCCACAGTTAGAGGTGCAGCAGAGGGGGCCTGTGGTAGCACCAGCGCAGAAGCAGGGGTGGATGCAGATCACGGTGCCTGTTCAGACAGCTGCCAGCTCGAgcccagcagcaccaccaccaatGTTAATGAAGCCCAGCCCTTCGTCCTGCCCCTGGGGGTTACGGCTCGCAACGAGGTGTACCCTCGCACCTGTAGGAAATG CTTCTATGGGACAGGCCTGATTGCCGGGCATGGCTTCACCAGTCCGGAGCGCACCCCGGGGCTCTTTGTGATGTTTGATCAGGACCGTTTTGGTTTCATCTGGCTTGAGTTGAAGTCTTTCAGTCTGTACAGTCGCCTGACGGACAACCTGGCCCACGCTCACGCCCCAAACATGGAGCGATTTGAGGCCATGCTGCGCAACATGCAGTCCTGGACATCCTGA
- the fbxo31 gene encoding F-box only protein 31 isoform X2 — translation MAVCARLCGVGQSRRCRRRQRQNQQDQGSDSDMDEEEEERIVGQKQGDVGCGGGGGGGPESGVATAGPSDACEYGSGHHVNRRGCPERTSTGPPHPQSLVELPPELLVEIFSLLPGTALPSVALVCKKFKQILHTETIWRRRCMEEFGMKDDLRKMEVGGVSSRDLYVKRVNPRVKSGRFMKLLPDYEHMDYRDVYTHLLHPYRHILGLWQPDIGPYGGLLNVVVDGLFIIGWMYLPPHDPRVEDPMRRRPLFRIHMWESKKATVECMYGHKGPHKGDIQTVKKDEFSTKCNQTDHHRMPGGRQEEFRTWLEEEWGRTLEEIFHEHMQELILMKFIYTSQYDNCLTYRRIYLPPVMPSDLLQPGLFKGTYGSHGLEIVMLSFHETSARATKLTGDPNVPAGQLTLDVDLSRPVVLPDLEQQRNIEELSRLVLGVHAEVQREAEQRAKGASATVRGAAEGACGSTSAEAGVDADHGACSDSCQLEPSSTTTNVNEAQPFVLPLGVTARNEVYPRTCRKCFYGTGLIAGHGFTSPERTPGLFVMFDQDRFGFIWLELKSFSLYSRLTDNLAHAHAPNMERFEAMLRNMQSWTS, via the exons ATGGCTGTTTGTGCCAGGCTCTGCGGAGTGGGTCAGTCGCGGAGGTGCAGGAGGCGACAGCGGCAGAACCAGCAGGATCAAGGTAGCGATTCCGACATggacgaggaagaagaagagcggATCGTGGGCCAGAAGCAAGGCGACGTCGGctgcggcggcggcggcggcggaggCCCGGAGAGCGGCGTCGCCACTGCAGGGCCGAGTGACGCTTGTGAATATGGCAGCGGTCATCATGTCAACAGAAGAGGCTGCCCCGAGCGCACAAGCACGGGACCTCCGCACCCGCAGTCATTAGTGGAGCTGCCGCCGGAGCTTCTGGTGGAAATATTCTCCTTGCTCCCCGGGACAGCGCTACCAAGCGTTGCCCTGGTCTGCAAGAAATTCAAACAGATCCTCCACACTGAGACGATCTGGAGGAGGCGGTGCATGGAAG agtttGGTATGAAGGATGATCTGAGGAAGATGGAGGTTGGAGGAGTATCCAGCCGGGACCTCTACGTTAAAC GTGTCAACCCGCGGGTGAAGTCTGGGCGCTTTATGAAGCTCCTCCCGGACTACGAGCACATGGACTATAGAGACGtgtacacacact TGCTTCACCCATACAGACACATCTTGGGCTTGTGGCAGCCTGACATAGGGCCGTATGGGGGATTGCTCAATGTTGTG GTGGACGGGCTCTTCATCATTGGCTGGATGTATCTGCCACCTCATGACCCTCGTGTGGAGGACCCCATGAGAAGACGGCCGCTCTTCCGTATCCACATGTGGGAGAGCAAAAAGGCCACTGTGGAGTGCATGTACGGACACAAAGGTCCCCACAAAGGAGACATACAG ACTGTGAAGAAGGACGAGTTTTCAACGAAGTGTAACCAGACTGATCATCACCGCATGCCAGGGGGCAGACAGGAG gAGTTCAGGACATGGTTGGAGGAAGAATGGGGCCGGACGCTGGAAGAAATCTTCCATGAGCACATGCAGGAGCTCATCCTGATGAAGTTCATTTACACTAGTCAATACGA taaCTGCTTGACATACCGGAGGATCTACCTGCCTCCTGTGATGCCCTCTGACCTGCTGCAGCCAGGCCTCTTCAAAGGCACCTACGGCAGTCACGGCTTGGAGATCGTCATGCTCAGTTTCCACGAGACTTCTGCGAGAGCCACCAAGCTCACT GGAGACCCCAATGTTCCTGCAGGCCAACTCACTTTAGATGTCGACCTGAGCCGGCCCGTGGTCCTCCCAGACTTGGAGCAACAGCGCAACATAGAGGAGCTGTCCCGGCTCGTTCTGGGGGTACACGCGGAAGTACAGAGAGAAGCGGAACAACGGGCCAAGGGCGCTTCTGCCACAGTTAGAGGTGCAGCAGAGGGGGCCTGTGGTAGCACCAGCGCAGAAGCAGGGGTGGATGCAGATCACGGTGCCTGTTCAGACAGCTGCCAGCTCGAgcccagcagcaccaccaccaatGTTAATGAAGCCCAGCCCTTCGTCCTGCCCCTGGGGGTTACGGCTCGCAACGAGGTGTACCCTCGCACCTGTAGGAAATG CTTCTATGGGACAGGCCTGATTGCCGGGCATGGCTTCACCAGTCCGGAGCGCACCCCGGGGCTCTTTGTGATGTTTGATCAGGACCGTTTTGGTTTCATCTGGCTTGAGTTGAAGTCTTTCAGTCTGTACAGTCGCCTGACGGACAACCTGGCCCACGCTCACGCCCCAAACATGGAGCGATTTGAGGCCATGCTGCGCAACATGCAGTCCTGGACATCCTGA